In Festucalex cinctus isolate MCC-2025b chromosome 17, RoL_Fcin_1.0, whole genome shotgun sequence, the genomic stretch ggttaactcatttgctcccaataacgtgtaaaaatatgttttttttttatgttgtaagtgtcccaaagacgtatttatacgtttttctgtcgttgttttgttgttgttgttgttttatgctagagcatacagaaggctttgatgcagcctctcaactgcaaagaacggttgcagaaatggtagttattacacaaacggccagcaggtggcagcagagcaaaggagatcaaccagggccatgtcggaaaaaagctaaattacttacaattttaaatagatttgtgaaaactgatgaaacttagctctcttctaatgctaattgctgcaaaacagaaacagatagaaacatgcttttatagcaattgaacacaatattctgtgggccttgcaaaatcagtcaaaagccagtaaaacagctgggagcgaacgggattgcttctgtgaaaatggcggcgagtgaatgagttaacaaccaAGCTGATAATATTCAAAGAAAGAACAAACACTCACAAGTATTTCCTCTTCCTGATACTCTATCGTGGGAGGTTTTCCATCTTTGTTTGGTTTTTCAATCATTGGGTTTCGAACCACCTGTGGACACAAAAACAAGGAAgctataaaatgaaaattgaaaatgaatcacattcgagaatttaaaaaaacaaacaaacaaaaaaaaactaatcattACCATGACCATCCAGAAATTTTCCTCGGGCTCAAAGAAAAACTGTCGGTTCTTCTGCGTGTGCAGGGATTTTGCTGGTTTTGTTGGGCAGAATGTTCTCGAAAAGAAGACCAAAACCAACATTAGCTACTTGTTCTTTTaccacattttcaaaacatcaCTATTAGCTTATTGCATTATTATGACTACCTTGTAAATTGGACAATAGCTTCACAAAGGCCCACATTTCGGATCTTTTCATTCTTCTCCACGTCACTGGGGTGataaaacaggatttttttctcttcctaatgggataaaaaataaaaaataaaaaaacaaaaaacaccacttTATCAGTAATTCCCAGCATTGAGCTAAAACTATAACAGGGGGACGAATTCAGGTGCAAATCATTTGTGATGTGAAGCTCACCTCGCCTTCCCGTGGTCCAAATGTAGGATTATAAACAAAGAAATTGAGTAGAGATGCTGTGAACTGTTTCTCTTGCATTCCTGAGGCCATTCTGGGGctgcaatacaaaaaaagtggaaatatatttattgtttatagttttgatgctcacattttgaaataaatgaatttgtttttaCCTAATCATCAGCATCAGTGTCACGTTTGTCTGGATTTCCTTTGCATGAATACGTGTGTTGCTAGCATGCCGTTTTCCTGTGGAAGGAAAGAAAAGCACATGGGTAATATATATTTACAAGGTcattaaaatggcatttttaaaatgtatttttgtatgagtttaatatttattttgagcCCTTATGGTAAGAAAAAAACTTAGATAAAGTGCAACTGTGCAGAAAGCAGCTATTTTTAAAAGACAGATTGATTTAAAACTATCAACTGAGTATtgcaatttaaacaaaaattaaaccccattttattttttaagtattgaCACTCAGGAGATACTCAACTACAACATAACTTCTATACATACTAGGTTGGGACCAATATATCAGTCGTttcaacagtttttttgttttttttgttttaaattctgtACCCGTTATTATGACGACTACAACATCAGACATAAATACACCCAAGAGGACGTATagcaagttagcttagcttagctagcAAGAGTTTCCGGTGTGTTGACAGCCACAACGcgtgaaaaacacacacaaaacgaaAACCGTTAAAGAAAGAGGAAAACCTCTCACCTTACAGAGCATAAATGACCGGGTTCGTGTACACGTCGTTTTGTTACAGCAGGGGGAAATTTGCGATTAAACAAGAGCAGAAAACATCCACATCGTCTACTTCCTGCTTTTGACAGCTAAGTGTCACCTCTAAAGCTGTCCGGCTGGAAAAGTGTAGCTGAAACACAACAACGGGACAAAGCTCAACCTtttctgtaataataataataataataataataataataataataataataataataataataaaataataataaaataataataataataataataataataatttctttgTAGGTAATGTAAAAATACCAGCTTccacctgggaaaaaaaaaaataactatgtTATATTCactattaaaatttatttattttttctcaaaatatgCCTTTCACGTGATCctaaatacatttacaattttttattttttttttaacgttcaaCAATTCATGAGCTGTCATGGTTTGGCTTGACGTGAGTGGAAGAGTTTTGCTGTACTCGACACTGTGTCTGTCATTTTTTCAAGAGTTGTACAGGTGAAGCAAGTTGaccttattttttcccccctcaatagTTATGATTATGGTGGTGTAGtgtttaaataaattatagAGGATATTTGTGATATTACTATATTTAGTATTTTCTAAGATTTCTGAATACTTCCCCAAATAAGAACACCAAAATATTAGTGTTAGACtaacattttcataaaaataaaaaagagacacaaaaaaataaacaaattgagcAGTCAAGAGGGTTTAAATGCTACTTTGGTGGTTTCAACTAACAGCCTGTCTCTACCATAGATACATTAGAACATTAATCAAGATGTCAAGACACTTGACTAGTATTGTTACCaactttatttaataaaacagaGGCCACACATTTCATTTCTTTCATTGCCACATATTTGAAGGACAAACTGTGATAATTATTGTCTATCAGTGAGGGTGTGGGAcgaaattaaacagaatatccactgaaaaaaaacaaaaacaaacaaaaaatcaatgGAAATGGAAGCAAGAACTGATCCACTTTCAGGACTCAGGACAGGACCATCATCTGGAACTCTAAACAGCAAGAAAACATTGTGAATAGAACATGTATCTGAAAATACATCGCTCAATTCATAAGCAGTGTTaaacattgtgaaaaaaaaatcatgcatacTGTAGTCAAAATCATCcacccaaaataaaatctgcaTATTTTATTTAAGAAAACAGACAAAACTGTACCGCATATACAAACTTGTCCAGCATCATAAATAATTTGAAAGCTTTAGTTAAACTCCAGTGCGTCAGGATAGCAACCCGCAGGAAAAAGTGTTCTCCTCGCATCCGCTGCCTGTTTAGCTGCATGAAATCAGATACTGACCCTCGGCTCCGATCTTGCCATCGCTGTCGTCATCCGCCGCCGAGATGAAGCTTTTGGTTTCAGCCTCGGTCAGCGTTCTGGCTCCGGGGACGAACCGCTGCAGGAAAAACCTGCACAAACACAAATGTCACTCATGCGCGTACAAGATGTGTTGTGTCGATATTTCAAACACAACAAATGTGATGTCAAATCAGAGCACAGCAAAAGGTGAATTATGTAACACAAATACCATGATAACACTTATACATTTATAATCCACGTGGATTACAAAGGGGCGTCTTTAATACAGCTGTGTGAGTTATTAGGTAGACCTTAATCTCTCTGGCATGCGCATTATAACATTTTACTATAAGAgatgttcaaataaataaatacaactgaaaAGCAATGAGATGTCCCACTTGAGCTCCGACTCCTCCAGGTAGCCGCTGTTGTCCTCATCGAGGATCTGGAAGACATTCTGGACCTCCTGGGGCGTCTTGGAGGAGAGGCCACAGAGTCCGAAGAACTTCTTGTGGCAGAATGAGTCTGGAGCTGCACATATGCAGTGGCGCCTTGAATTACAAGTTGAATTTGTTCCCTGACCACATTCGTACCTCAAATCAATGAAATAAATGGAGAtgcccaaacaacaacaaacatacagtaatattattattaaaaacaacgtAAACGATTGATTGCAGTAATATTGTCGGTGTAAAGAGGAAAAAGAATATACTTTGTGTTTCGATTTATTCAATGCTAGTCTTAGCCCGTTTATAATTCTTCctgttgtgtgttagcattaagctagctaacTTCATAAGACAAACGAGAGTATTGTTATGTCTCCCTGTATTTGTTGCTAACATTTGTGTTCGAATACAAGTTGTTTCTAGGTTTGGTACTGGAATTTCAATACTAGTTTTGTTAGCCTGTTTGCGTGAttattgtgttagcattaagctagctgactttcagaactcaactttatttttttcacaacagGGCAAAGTTcagtaacaataaaataaaaattgtttagaatatgcatgtgttgttattggTGTCTGAATATAAgttgattttatatttataattactGGGATTGTTAACTTGACTTTTATTCtttccattatgtgttagcattaagctagctgactttcagaactcaactttatttcacAACATGGCAAAGTCcagtaacaataaaataatatataaattgtTGAAGAATATGCACGTGTCGTTATCATTTGTGTCTGAATATAAGTTGTTTAAATGTTGATAATTACTGGGATTTGTTAACTTGACTATGATTcttcccattatgtgttagcattaagctagctgactttcagaactcaactttatttatttcacaacaGGGCAAAGTTCaggaacaaaaaaattaaataaaaattgttgaaGAAAATGCATGCGTTGTTATCATTTGTGTCTGAAATGTTTATAATTATTGGGATTTGTTAACTTGACTATGATTcttcccattatgtgttagcattaagctcgcTGACTTtcacaactcaactttatttatatagtgctttcacaACAGGGCAAAGTTCggttaatatctttaaaaaactcATAAATTGGGTTACTTGTAAATCGAGGCACCGCCGTATATTAAATTGTTTGACAGAGTAGGCCTATGAGGTGAGATTAAAAATGCATGTGGCTCCTGGCTTGTGGGAGCTTTTTCcctttaactgtttttttttttttttttttttttttaagttccgcAATGTCATGCAAGCACCAAAACAGGCAGGATGATTGAAAAGCTTTTGCAATCATCTGGAGGTGGAGATAAGAGGCTACTGTACAAAAGTGAAATTAATGCAGCCGGAGAAAAGATTACAAAGCGCGTCTTTACTTCTGTTAGGGGTTAAGGTAATCGCAGATTGATCAGTCACATACTGTATTAAAGTTTGGTcgtatgagtgtgtgtgtgtgtgtgtgtgttaccttGACAGTCTTTCACAGCATTTTCAATGTCTTCAGCCGAGAGGATGGAGGTGAGGGACATGCTGGTTCTGCAGCGTGAAAAAGAAACGCGCTGCAAATTAGACACACTGGGTTTTCTCAACGTTCCCATTTTGGGCCAAAGTTGATGAATTTGATTGTTTTCATGTGGTCTATTGATATTATGACTTAATTATATGCGTAGCTAACCAGGCTAATTGATAAAATTGCCTCCTGGGGTCTTATCTTGTTGAATTGGCTTGGCAAGATAATGGAAAGGTAGAAGGGAGGAGCCTCTCATATATTTATAGACTGTGAAACAATACACGACAATAATATGAAACattacactggggaaaaaaagcctaaaaagaagaaataaatatgaaatgaaTCATACAAACAGtacaatatacatatatattaggggtgtgataTATATCTCAATAAATTGATTTCATACAAATCAATGTACTTGCAGCTTTTAAATCAAAACCGATTTATCTGTATTGTCTATTGTGATGCAATAGCTGCAAAGATTATAAtacgcccctttttttttttttattgactggTGCTAATTTAAGTACGTTTAATATTGTGGGTGTCGTTTGCAGAGGCGGAGGACTGCATTGCATCATGCAGAGGCGAGCGTTCTCCTAAATAGAAACCAAAATATGAGGAAAACCTTCGCCTGTGATCCAATGCAGTGCCTGCAACGGAAATTTGACACTATTAACATGAACGTAATATTGCAGGATTTCAGGAAGAATCTGAAAATATAACATAATAACGTATGCAATGCATATTCTAAATATCTTACCTGGCCCACATCTGCATGATACAGATGTGCGACTCACCTCTGGACTTGGCGTCCTCTCAGGTCCAAAACAAcagcagataaaaaaaattaaaaaaaaaagtctttgcagTGGCCCTTGGTAGCTGGCTGCCTCACTTTTGTACACTCTGCTTGAATTTCCACTGTGGGATCGGATGTTCCCTCAAGCTCGTGTTGCTCTACCTGCCCGATAaactttttatagctgcgcTCACTCTTCCTTTCAgcgtaggtttttttttttttttttttttttatccaatcaAGTTTTCCGAGCCCTCGCTTTCGATGCTCTCGCTCTCCCTTCTCCAGCCTCCCTCCCTCGCTGGTGCTTCATGTGCGCATGAGAGATTATACACATATCACATTTAATCACGGCGCTTTAATCTATAGCAGGGATGGGAACTTTTCATGCTCAAGGGCCATGCACTGTAATATGGCAtcattatgttattttattgtgtCATTATATTTTGAGTTCAAGTcccttataataaaataaaattaagagaagaaaaaatatatatgtagaaTATTTTAAATCTAAAGATAAAATGAACGAATGAATGataatttctttttattatttatagataatttaattacaattataTAACTAATtatttgactaaataaatacaatttcctGTTTACTGtacttattttttgttattgttcaaTATAAATGAAACaccaaattctttaaaaaaaaattaaggtgaatcatgaataaattattttaattaatcattttactttttttttctatttttttttacagtgaattAACTTCCAATTTATTgagttaaataatttaaataaattcattttcttataaaaaaattcatatttcttttgtgaATTACCATTaatttaactaaataaataaatacatactaaTGTTaatttaagtcattttttattatttactataaAAGAATTACCCGATTTTTGTAGAAATTAAAGTGGAACCTGACTAAATTATTGTAATTAagcaattttttaaataattaattaataaacatatgtaatgagttaaatgataacatgcatttatttaatttaaaaaatcataattttttaatgttgttatttttatgttaatatttattttattttgttattatttagtttatttataatACTGGTacattaaccaattatttaaaaaaaaaaagcaaactaaaaaatgtTACATCGGAGACTTGTCTATTTctaaaaatactgtttttattttattatttacaataatctAATAATTGAGACAAATGGGGGGAAATATTATCTTGAATGAAAGCCACAGCTATGACAGGCCTCCACACTGTAAACATTCAGCTTGGATGAATGAGTGGAGTGGGCTGTATGTGGCCCATTCTTTTTCTCTCTGCTTTTTCCCAGTATGCTGCTAAACCAGGATGAAATCAGAGGTGCGCAAATGCATTTGGTGCATGTCCCCTATGGATCATGTGAAAGACATTTCCCGCCTCACGACAACATCTGTCAGTCAAACAATGCAATTAGATGGACACTCACCAGTGgacaatataataaaatatacaaattcacaaatcaatacaaatatatttcctttcagCTGGGTTGCAGAATAAATTCAAGTTCTTtccatggattattattattttttttttaggggcctGATGATTACACCTGGTTACCGTGACGACCAGCTTCTTTCTCACTGATGGCTTTCCTCTGCAAAGGCGGCATCATCTCTGGTGGTTTTAGTCAGCATTTCTGTCAAACGTAGCACAGgcagggagtttttttttttttttttttaaataacgagaACCAAGGGAATAAAAGTCATTATTTCTCCATGTTTCTTCTTCTGAGGCCTGGTGTGTCAGCATTGCTGGTAGCGCTGCACCACTACTATGTGTTCAATTAATTAAGGGTAAGATGTTATTGATATTTAGTTGAAACTACGGcaattgatttgatttgcaAAAACACGTTAGAACTACAGTGCCCCCTAGTGGCACTATTAGCgccataacaaaacaaaatatttcaacGACACATGTAGAAAGACAAAATAACAATATTTTTTACCACTTTGACCCTCTTGAAGAAATAAAAACCAGGGTGAGACGCGGTATTGAAAAAGCACCTTTATTGTTTCCTCATCGTCCGTTTGCCATTCAAGTGCGCCAGCACTGATGTGACAGGAAGCAAAAGTCACAGTACAACGGCGACGTCAGAAgtatttgagagagagagagagaaagaaagaaaggaagacaCGAACAAGCACACCACACACTTTAGTCAGCAGCTACATTCATCGTGGGCAGCGCAACCAACAGGGAGGCGGGGAGGCTTGATTTGGCTTCAGAGCTCAAAggccaaatgtaaaaaaaataaaaataaaaattaaaaaaaaaatggagatgaAGGGAGAGAGTGAGAGGGAAGAAGAGAAGAGAATCTTGGCTCAAGTTGTTCCTTATGAGTAGTCAAGTAAGATGTTGGTCAGCTTTGTTGGTTTAGGACTTGACCAGAGCAAAAAACTCTGTAGAGAGAAtgagaaagttttttattttttttttattttttattgattttttttttccttttttttttaagattcgtCTTATCTTACATATTAGATTGATGgtcctataataataataataataataataataataataataatataataaaatatttcatttctaATGCACTTCCTATTTAGTAAATAAATCTCAAAGTAACAACACAGGCAtcattaaaagcaaaaaaaactgaTAAAAGTAATAGACTGAactcttaaaataataatagtaataaataattgtcattattataataaattaattaataataataataataataataataataataataataataataataaaagcaatCGTAAATAGTCAtgacagcataaaaaaaaaaaaagttgaactcAAAATTTCAAGGCAACAACTTCGAAATATTTACGGGTGtcatgcaattaaattttttaatcataattaatcgcatgacttcaatagttacctCACAACTAcgtgcacattttatatctgttctaaatgtacaataacatgtaaattaaaacattttttctaatttgtgggaaaaaatatgttaaactaatagaaatatgtctgcatcttttagtcattgaaactgtaatttcataataattcataaaattgagttaaaattaagaaTGTGCTgtcctgtaaaaaaaagtgtgatcttgatttgttttgaagtcatttttctgccactagatggcataattgcattttgtaagacgttgacagccagctcagtgcatttttcttttcatattaagagctatgtctctcttaaaaaaatatatatatatatgtctgcatcttttagtcattcaaacggtcatttcataatgattcataaaattgagttaaaattaaaaacatttgctgtcctgtaaaaaaaaaaaaaaaaaaaaaaaagtgtgaccttGATTTGTCTTGAGGTcatatttctgccactagatggcataattgcatttgcaagaCGTTGAAgccagctcagtgcatttttcttttcatacgaagagctatttaatctttaacataGGTTTCATACTcttattaacataaaagtgggaaaaaaatgttaaactaatagaaatatgtctgcatcttttagtcattgaaactgtaatttcataataattcataaaattgagttaaaattaagaatgtgctgtactgtaaaaaaaaaaagaaaaaagtgtgatcatgatttgatttttctgccactagatggcataattgcatttgcaagaCGTTGAAGCcagttcagtgcatttttcttctatCTAATATTTAGTTTGAAGTAacctgtgaaattctgcacattttttttaaattgtaaaatacaaattcaatccagtctccacaaatatatgcattattattacattcatTTACAGCTAAATGTTGACGTGGTTGCGTCTTCTgcattgtgactggaattcccccagtaaaaGCTTTCCAATTAAGGGATggtcattcattaaaattaacGCACTATTATGTGACATTGATTAATCGTCGTGTCGTTGAGTTGTTGTTCCATGTCCTCACCCTCAACTCCGATCTTGCCGTCGCCATCAGTGTCACCAGCCAACAGAAACGCCTTCGTCTCCTTGTCAGTCAGCGCTCTGGCACTAGCAGAGAAGTTCTGCAGGAAGAGCCTGCAAAAAAAGATGGTCAACGTCAGTGACGTCATTAGAATTTTTAGTTCGGTTTCATGTTGAGATGTACAAGGAGTCACGCTAATGCGAATCAGATGTTTTCTACggtggtaataaaaaaaaaaaaagtctacacacccctttgcaaaaaggggtgtgtagacttttcatatCGACTTCGTCTTTTGCATGCCAGGCCGTTCAAACCCTCTCGGATGTTGCTCGGCGCTGACATCATTCCGATTTCAGACACATGATCCACGCACGACAAGATTCTGAGAAGTTGAAATCTTAGCCGAGACGTGTGGGGGGGTTATCGGAGGGGTTTTCGCCTACTTGAGCTCATCCTCCTCGATGTAGCCGCTCTTGTCCTGGTCAATGACAGCAAAAGCCTTCTTGATGTCTTCGCCGGACTTGCTGGCCAGACCGACCTTGGCGAAGAACTCCTTGTGCTTGAAGGAGTCGGCAgctgcgcacgcacgcacgcacgcacgcacgcacgcacatatgcACGACGGACATTAGTCACATGTCATTGGCACCCTCGCTGCTCGACAGGTGCGCCATCATCGCCAACTGCATTCCATGTTGAAGTGTAACACGCAGCTGGGAATCAATGTGCAACATACATATTCTAATACTCCAATTACATGTATGGAATTTTCTATGCAGGGACGTATACCACACATATAATTGGGTGCACTGAAAGCAGTGGAGTTAAAAACTGTGGTCCACTTATGGACTTCTTTCATCCATTATCTGCCATTTAATATTTGCTGCAGTAATTTAGCAAAAATTGctcaattaaaatgtatgaattAATTCATTTACTTGGACTATTTTAATCTCCTAAATAATGCATTTCAGaaagaaaatacataaatgtaCACTTTTGCATGTAAATTGAGCCTTTGTttatttagttaattaattaatggttaattaaCATACAATTTTGCACGTTTAAAAATCTAAACACCCCTtacccatttatttatttaataaattataaaataaaaaaaagttaaataataaCTTTAATACAATAATTTCAGGGTGTCttggttaattaattaaatttcaataatttaaaaaatctaataaaaatgagaataaattatttcatagttaaaatgaaatattttacatacagattgtcaattaaattttttttatttatttttttgcccactACTGACACACACTCTAAAGAGATGCAACACAAAAATGAGataatttaaaaagaatttGAATATTAGGAGTAAGTTTCTATTACAACAGTtaattgacttttttattttattatgcacGTAAGGAATCCAGGTCTACTGCGACTCTAGAATATGTTACGCTCG encodes the following:
- the LOC144005071 gene encoding parvalbumin alpha-like; its protein translation is MAFTGILSNSDITAALAACQAADSFKHKEFFAKVGLASKSGEDIKKAFAVIDQDKSGYIEEDELKLFLQNFSASARALTDKETKAFLLAGDTDGDGKIGVEEFFALVKS
- the LOC144004725 gene encoding parvalbumin, thymic CPV3-like: MSLTSILSAEDIENAVKDCQAPDSFCHKKFFGLCGLSSKTPQEVQNVFQILDEDNSGYLEESELKFFLQRFVPGARTLTEAETKSFISAADDDSDGKIGAEEFQMMVLS